A genome region from Arachis duranensis cultivar V14167 chromosome 8, aradu.V14167.gnm2.J7QH, whole genome shotgun sequence includes the following:
- the LOC107459968 gene encoding zinc finger BED domain-containing protein RICESLEEPER 1-like yields MIRFKECVSAIHGLNFTSGLHLDVTTRWNSTYIMLESTIKYRKAFEYLKATNHAYKYCLSVDEWGRAERICEFLFSFYETTNLISGTSYPTLNLYFLQVYHIQCVLMESLRSEDKLLRSMGEKMMNKFKKYWEKYSVILAFGAILDLRLKISTLELMYEEIDAETAKEKVEHVKKKLYKFFKKYDKNSLPTVEAQGPSIQSSSMAHTPESASKKRLAIIGKLMKRNHQAEVSSGKNPLDTYLEEPLLSNDYFEDLDVLELWKLYESRYPKLSIMARDLLSIPITTVASESVFSIGAHVINKYRSRMLPENVEAGEREGEDVNPQGARRDSVSTSGSDSNFIDLEVDN; encoded by the exons ATGATAAGGTTTAAAGAATGTGTTTCTGCGATTCATGGTTTGAATTTTACAAGTGGGTTGCATCTAGATGTTACTACTCGATGGAATTCTACGTACATTATGCTTGAAAGTACTATCAAGTATCGGAAGGCCTTTGAGTATTTGAAGGCAACCAATCATGCTTATAAGTATTGTCTTTCAGTTGATGAATGGGGGAGAGCTGAAAGGATATGTgaatttttattctccttttaTGAAACGACTAATTTGATTTCTGGCACATCTTACCCTActttgaatttatattttttacaagTCTATCATATTCAATGTGTTTTGATGGAAAGTTTGAGAAGTGAAGATAAGCTTCTAAGGAGTATGGGAGAAAAGATGATGAACAAATTTAAGAAGTACTGGGAAAAGTATAGTGTCATTCTTGCATTTGGTGCTATTCTTGATCTTAGGCTTAAGATTTCTACTTTAGAGCTTATGTATGAAGAGATTGATGCTGAGACTGCAAAAGAGAAGGTGGAAcatgtgaaaaagaaattatacaagttttttaaaaaatatgacaaGAATTCTCTTCCAACTGTTGAAGCACAAGGACCTAGTATTCAATCTTCATCCATGGCCCATACCCCTGAAAGTGCAAGCAAGAAACGACTTGCGATTATTGGC AAATTGATGAAACGTAACCATCAAGCTGAGGTCTCTAGTGGAAAGAATCCACTTGATACATACTTGGAGGAGCCACTTTTGTCAAATGATTACTTTGAAGATTTAGATGTTTTGGAATTATGGAAATTATATGAGAGTCGTTATCCGAAGTTATCAATCATGGCACGTGACTTATTGAGTATTCCAATTACTACGGTTGCATCAGAATCTGTCTTTAGTATTGGAGCTCATGTCATTAACAAATATAGAAGTCGAATGCTGCCAGAAAATGTTGAGGCT GGTGAACGTGAAGGTGAAGATGTGAATCCTCAAGGTGCTAGGCGAGACAGTGTTTCAACTTCCGGATcagattcaaattttattgatttggaagttgataattga